A stretch of the Filimonas lacunae genome encodes the following:
- a CDS encoding DUF4843 domain-containing protein — MRTAFYKLLLVAAIPVVFAACKKEGIMTYNASDNIFFNYKTGVDPSRDQLGFVIDSLDFTFAYSAASVTDTLFPIPVGVSGAPAATDRTYKVVIDAGATAVEGKHYNFTPLVVKAGRVTDTLWIHFNRTADLMQGKVSMTLHLVPNENFSTDIERRLEHSDKDTINIIQFRLSLSDMLTEGPDWNSYETYFGTFSEKKVRLMNQIVGLPLDFWAYGNGLSGADIANAVYYATSMSRYLSQQAAAGNTIYDEDGVTPMKMGTDYQ, encoded by the coding sequence ATGCGTACAGCTTTTTATAAACTTTTACTGGTGGCCGCTATACCGGTTGTATTCGCTGCCTGTAAAAAGGAAGGGATAATGACCTACAATGCCAGCGATAATATTTTTTTCAATTATAAAACAGGAGTAGACCCCAGTCGTGATCAGTTAGGTTTTGTGATAGACTCACTTGACTTTACGTTTGCCTATAGTGCCGCAAGTGTTACCGATACACTGTTTCCCATACCTGTAGGCGTATCAGGCGCACCCGCTGCCACTGATCGCACCTATAAAGTGGTGATAGATGCAGGCGCTACTGCTGTAGAAGGTAAGCATTACAATTTTACGCCACTGGTAGTAAAGGCTGGCCGTGTAACAGATACGCTGTGGATACATTTTAACAGAACGGCAGACCTCATGCAGGGAAAAGTAAGTATGACACTGCACCTGGTGCCGAATGAAAATTTCTCTACAGATATAGAACGCCGGCTGGAACACTCGGACAAAGACACCATCAATATTATCCAGTTTCGCCTGTCCCTTTCAGATATGCTTACGGAAGGGCCTGACTGGAATAGTTACGAAACCTATTTCGGCACTTTTAGTGAAAAGAAAGTGCGGCTGATGAATCAGATAGTGGGCCTGCCATTGGATTTCTGGGCTTATGGCAACGGGCTTAGTGGTGCCGACATTGCCAACGCCGTGTATTACGCCACCTCTATGTCGCGCTACCTGAGCCAGCAGGCGGCTGCAGGAAATACTATCTATGACGAAGATGGCGTAACGCCAATGAAGATGGGCACCGATTATCAATAA